In Ptiloglossa arizonensis isolate GNS036 chromosome 6, iyPtiAriz1_principal, whole genome shotgun sequence, the DNA window GGCATCTGCGGTCATTCGAAGTCATACGAAGGCATCTGCGGTCATACGAGGGCATCTGCGGTCATACGACGTCATCCGAGGGCATCTGCAGTCATTCGAGGTCATATCTGCGGTCATTCGAGGTCATATCTGCGGTCATTCGAAGTCATGCGAAGGCATCTGCGGTCATTCGAGGTCACCCGAGGATATCCCAAACGcttcaaaatttcacaagtgCACCAAAGATTCGTCAAGATCGCTTTAGAAAACTTTGCTCGATACACGATAGTGCTCGTCGGGTAATCTATACCAGCACGACATATCGAATTCCTAAAGTCTCTACAAAGTCCCTTTTTCCTTCGATTAAAATGGAAATTGCTCGACCGACAATCAGCAGGTACACACCTCGCTAAATAATCCCGTATCCATAAAACCTACGCTCTCGAGTATCCATAATGATCAACATCCAATAGGGACAACATCCTCGTACTTTAGTTTACTTCGTCGAAGAACACATCATACACactcacgcacacacacacacacacaaatagTCCACCTCATCGACGACTTCTCGTACATTGTCTCTCCACCCAGCTTTGCCCAAAAGTGTCCCTGTGATTCGTCCATCCGGGTTTAAGTACTCGCGAGCGTATCGCGCGATGGAATCAGATGAGTCTGTCGTTCGTGTACGGGTCGCCGATCGCGGAGCCATTTTGGCCAACTTCCCCGATCTCCTTCTTGACGACACCGAGGCTCCTCTGTCTCCTACGGGGCGGCGTAGGAACGATCTCGGGGCCTTCGAGCAGATCGTCCAGGGTTCTATTCAGCCTGCTCGGCTTCTCTGGTGGCGGATCCACGGGACACGCGACGACCTGGTCCGACGTGGGCCAGCCTTGTTCGGtgctcgaacgagaaacgacgtTCTTATCTAAATCCGTCGGACGCTCGGTGAATTCTCGATTCGGCTCCATCTCGGCCACGGTCTCCTCCCAAGCGCAGAACGAGACCTTCCTGGTGGTAATCGGCTTCCTGTCCTCCAGTATCTGTCCAAGAGACACCGGAGTATCGGTTCTGGCGTTGGTGGACGAGCGACCGATCTCGTCCATCTTGGAGAACTCGTGATTCCTCTTCCCCGTGTGGAGGATCCCCGAATCTTGGTGATTCTCTGGACAGGGTTCGTCGGTACCGTTCGTTTTCGTATCGTCCTTGACCAGGTCCGGGGATTCCTCCTTCTCCAGCATGTCCGAGAGAGCTGCCTCCAGCTCGGTAAGACTGGGGGTCATCGAGCTGAGATTGCTCTCCTCGGCCGCCTCCTCTTTGAGTACCTTCAGCAGTGTGGAGTGATCCGAGTCGTCTTGGAACTCGGGTTTGATCCTTGGCTCCGGACTGGGTGGCGGTGTGCTCGTCATTCGATCGTCCAGGCTCTTCTTCAGGTTGTTGTGCACGTCCTTGGCCAGCTTCTCGTCGAAGAAATCGTCCAGCTCTTGCTGCTCGAGCATCTCGCGCGGCAACGACTCCTCCGATATCGTGCGGATCAGGCTGGCCGGACGACGGTTGGCCGTGGTCAGCTCCTTCGACTCGTACGCGTCCTCGTCGGGCTCGCTCTCGTTCGACAGGCTCCGACCGAAGATCATCCTCGATTGGTTGGATCGATCGGGCTCGCCCCTATCGTGGCACCCTCCGATCGTATCTGGCAAATGGAACGTCCGCGGTTTAACTGGTCACGTGCGCAGATAGTTGGGTCCTTTCTGCTCCGTGGAGACGATTACCCGGCGCGGAAAGCGAACCTCGTCGTCTACTTACTGCCCGGACGCGCACGACCACGTACCTTGGGAGCGACGATATCGGCCAGCGACCAGACTGGCTAATTTCACTCATCGTCCCTCGGTTTACTGGACCGATTCGCCGTTGAGCGCGCGTACCGATCACGGCTGGGGAACTGTTCGAAGATTTCGGGGAGAAAGGGTAGCACTCAAGCCGTAGAAATAAACTTGGAACGTTCGAGCGGTGGAGTATCGTTGCTTGAGcacgattattcgagtattcgggTGTCATTGTTTGGATTAAGGTTATTCGTGTATttgtgtattcgaatatcattcttgGAGGATTGTATCTTGTATTGGAACATCGgtactcgaatatcgttactgaaatattattattctaatatcgttatcgaaatatcgatatctagttattcgaatggtattattGGAATACCCGTTGTTCGAGTATCATTTCTGGATTATCGTTATTTTAGTATTTGTGTATCTAGGTATTATTATTGGGATACCgtactttgaatatttgagtacttgaatatcatagttcaaatacttgagtagtactcgaatatcataattcgaataatttaatactcgaatatcatcattcgaataatttaatactcaAATatcataattcgaatatttgaatactcgaatatcataattggaatatttgagcaCTCGAATatcataattcgaatactttaatactcgaatataataattcgaatacttgagtccTCGAATAtgataattcgaataatttaatactcgaaaatcataattcgaatacttgagtactcgaatatcataattcgaatacttgagtactcgaatatcataattcgaataatttaatactcgaatatcataattcgaataatttaatactcgaatatcataattcgaatacttgagtatcagAATActcattactcgaatattcaaatatttgaatcccGTTACTCGAGTATCATTATTGGATTATTATCGTTCGAACATCATTCTTCCGTTACTGTTTCAATAATGCGAGTACTGGTGGTGTATTTAAGGGAGATAATCAGGGTGCATCGTCGAAAAGTAAGCACATTCTTAGAATTGATCATTTAATGcagtaataattttttaccaaCACACTAACAATTcacgagaaacgattaaaagttATCAATTTCCTGTCGAATCACTCCTGCATCGAAATTAACCATCCGAACGAAACATTGTTTTCCGGTTCTCGAATATCCAGTCGCTTGAAACATGCACGAGAAGAAACTTTTTCAGCGTGTATCTCTCCCGGGCTTCGAGTAGAACAACAATTCGTATAAAAAGTAAAACCGACCGCCGTTCgaagttaaaaatttcatttttccttttcaCACAAAACTCGAAAAAATCTGTAGAAAAGTGTCTCGATTTTTTCGAACCAGCATCCCGATTGACCCCCCTCTCCTTCCTCGAAGTTATGGTGAGTAACAGATCACGAATTTCGTCGATCCCCCGGCGCTCGTTACGAGTGTCGATTGTATTCGAATCACCGAtcggtattcgaatgttcgaatacggAAAAATTCAACAAGTAGCTCCCAGCCTCGGTTTCCGACCCGCTGGTGATTTATAAAAGGGTTACGAGTTATCAGGCGGTCGGATATATCGAAGAGTGTCGTGTTGCGTTATCGCGACAATATTTTTTCAAGACGCGCTTCGTAGCCGGGGATAAGCGTTAATGGCGACGAGAGACGGCAACCAGGACCACCGTTGGGCTTTCGGGAGACTCTATTTACCTAAAGCGGAACGATGTTTCACCTCGTCCAGGAAAAACGGCTCTTTGGTGGCGGTCGAGTCGCAGGCTGCTGAAATTCTGCAACTGTCCAACGTGGGTGGATCGAAGTACCTCGAGTGGGACCTACAGAAACAGAGTGTCGGGGAAAGAAAACGTGTAGTCGTTCAGAAAGGACTTCCGGGAGCTTTTTCTTTCGGGGATAATTTCACCGTGTCCGATCTAACGTTATTTGTGCATTATTATTACTcattgttacacgttattcttgatATTCGTATTTTTGTAATCGATGAAACCTGAATACCCTATAACTATCTCTATCACTGATTCTTGGTGATAATTTAGAGCTGGGGTCAGCTTTGATTATACTGACCCTATTCTGATGGGATTCTAGGATTCTTGGTTTCATTATTCTACTCTAAAAAGGAACATTGTTATTAATagtggtatttgtgtttttataAGTGAAGAAGCTTAGATGCCTCGTAAGTATCTCTATCATTGATTCTTGGTTTTAGGTGTTAATTTAGAGTTAGTGTTCTTTGACTCCCTATTCTGATGGGATTCTAGGATTCTTGGTTTTATTATTCTActctaaaaaagaaacaatattattaGTAGTGGTATTCGTGTTTTTATAAGTGTTTTTAGAAGCTTGGATGCCTCGTAAGTATCTCTATCACTGATTCTTGGTTTTAGGTGTTAATTTAGAATTAGTGTTCTTTGACTCCCTATTCTGATGGGACTCTAGGGTACTTGGTTTAATTATTCTACTCTAAAAAGgaaacattattattaatagtgGTATTCGTGTTTTTATAAATGTAGAAGCTTGGATGCTTTATAAATATATCTATCACTGATTCTTGGTAACTTCTTGAAACTTTACAACACTTCCCTTAATATTCCttttattactattataaatCTTAATACTTTTACAATCGTAAGAGCATAGATGTTCTATAATTATCTCTATCATTGATTTCTGTAACGATTCGAAACCGATATCTTCTCAATCTCCTGATCCGATGGGATTCTACATCACCTCACCTTTAACATCATTACTATTTCAACTTTCGTAACATTAGAAGCATTAACATCCCAACAACGTCTCTACCGTTCATCCTTGATGATGATTTTCAACTATTTTCCGACTCTCCTACGCCAATGGCATGCAGACTGTTCTTAAGAGGTTTCAAACGATACCAGAGAAAAATTCGTATGGACTCAGTTTGTCGAGTAGCAGGAAAGAGGATTTAAAACTTCAATGGCCCGGTACAGGTAAAAGCTCTACCGAAAAATCCATGCAGAGAGTGGGCAGGGGAAGCTAAAACCTCAGAATATGGGCTTACACCACTTGGCATCTGAACGCCCCAATTAAATCCAGTTAATCGCTTGAACACCGACCACGGATAATCTCTACCGACCTATTTGGATCCACTTCAGAATATTCCGCCTCGCTGAGCACGGGAGACGGTGTTTTTCCAAAAGCCTCGGGCTTCTGCAAGTACGTCGGGGAACCGGTGACATCTCCATCGATCGGGGACATTCTTTCGCTACCTCGAACCATCGCGAAATCGACCACGTCCTCGTCCTTGCCGGGACGTTTGTCCTCGTGGACCCTCGGAACGTCCTGAAAAACGgagaacctcgatacttgcatcCACTATTGCGAGAAACGAACCCTTCGGTGTTTCCGAGGTAAACTCGAATTCTCTGCccgtgaaatttatatttttcgtaatgTTTTAACAAACAACGAACCTTCTCGGTCAAATGATCGTATAATCGTGGTAGACTGTTACACAGTCGCCATTTTGTAAACTGTGGTAGCACAGAACGAGGTACCGAACACAGGATTGAACAACTCGTGAACTCTGCATTGCAGGAAACATTGTTGTTTACagaatttgcataattttccaGATAGCATCGATTACGTTCTTTTTTTAGTTGAAAATCtcgtttttatttataaaaagggATCATCGTATTCAGTGGTAGGTATTTATCAACGTTTATCGAACCAGAGCTCGGTAATCGACGCTAGATATATTGCACTGTTTCttgaaaatttgcaaatcttcgtGTAAATTAACAAGCTACTTTGTATATTTGCATAATTAACAAGTTATTCAAGGTAAGCACGTCAGATGACTCTACCTTGTGTACCGTACCTCCAGCGACCAGTGTCTTGCACGCTCGTAGGTATTATACAACGTGAGAATACTGTTGGATTATTTCTGAATAAAATTACCATGTTGGAGGTCAGTTGTCATTTTAACAGATTGTCGTCGACAGCACACTATCGTCGATCTGTGATTATCTTTCTGTTCAATTCTTTAAAAGTTTCAACGTGAgacacgttcgaagataaatcgCTACTATACAGTTAGCTCCAGTTCTTTAGGTTTCAAGTTCAAGTTTTAAACTTCTTTAGGTTTGAAGTTCAAGTTTTACGTTTTCAGGTTTAATTCTATGAAAGTTTCAACACGATGCACGTTCAAAGATAAAACACTACGAATGGGTGACTGAATATTAGTATCCTCTCGGGAAGTCAGCGAACTCTCCACAAgacgagaagacaaaaaaaagagaaaaaaattgagaacCACTGTCGCACGGTGACATCTCTGTCGCTTTTGCCAGTTCGCGCGCCACTAATTAGCAACGGGGAGAGAATTGGCCTCAGAGAGACCGAAAGATCTGCACCTCGCAATAGGAAGCATACTATATTTCTACGAAGAGCGGAGGGACATCGATCGGTCGGCAGACCGTGGCTTCACCTCGAACGAGAACCGCCGCTGGTGATTCAATTCGCAATTACTGATGCCGCCGAGATCCCAATCCTCCGATTTACTCGGGTCGTACTTCACGAAACGGGCGTCCAGGACCCCGTGCTCCCCACAGTTCAGCTTCCCCAGTACCTGATACGACGCTAGGTTATCGGGGCTACCGCGGCTCGTCATGTAGTCCTCCAGTCGCACGCTCGTTTTCTGAGGGATTAAAAGAAATTCACGATTTATCCGCGCGACAGATCAACCCTTTCGATGATCTCGAGATTTTAGCCGCACGATCATTTTGCGGGCCAAATGGTCCATCATCGGGGTGAAAAACGTCTCTGGAAATTGGTCGCGCATGTTAGGAAAATTTCACGCACTTTTGTACTGTACGAAACTGAAAAGAATGCATTCGaatgttatttgaaatatttagaagTATTCTTGAACACTGATTACGTTTGTATGATATTAAAGTCTTCTGAATGATACTGAACACGACTTTTGTACTGTACGAAACTGAAAAGAATACATTCGAATGTTATTTGAGATATTTAGAAGTATTCTCGTCCACTGATAGCATTTGTGTGATAGTAAAGTGTCTTGGAAGATATCGAGCGCGTCTTTTGTACTGTATGCAACTGAAAAGAATGCATTCGAGTGAAGATTaagatatttagaaattttctcgCCCACTGCGATTGGGTGCTATCAGTGTCTTAAAAGATATCGAAGTAATACATTTCCCCAAAGATTTATAAAGATTCGAAACAATTGTACTCTCGCAATCGTTGATATTTGAATTATCCACATCGTTctgcgtgaaaaattttctttcgtatcccCTTAGATACTTTGGAAACCACTGATGTAAATTGTCTAAATTGTGCATCGCGAACTGTACAACGAAAAAAACTAATTACTTGTTTCAATTCTgttgagacaccctgtataatcgGGGACAGAAGATTCCATCCGTCAAAACAATCCTGCGGGAGACGCCCAAAGTGGCAGATAAGTTGCGTACCTCTGAAAATGGCGCCAGGAAGGATCCAGCTGGAAGGGATCCAGTGCTGCTCCTGACGGGTCTCCTGGACTTTGTTTTGTCCCCACCAGCCCCGTGATCCTTCGTCCCTTGCTCCTGATGCCTGATTACGTCCAACTCGTCGTAATTCGGCAGACTGACGGTGCTGTAGTTCTTGATCCTCGCGTTGCCAGTCGATTTCCGGGGTTCCCCCGAGGTGTCCACGATCTGAATCTCGATCTCCCTCGGACCCCTTTTGTCCTCACGATTAGGTGTCGAGGAGTCCTTGTTGGTCCTGTTCCTCGCGAATCTCTCATACTCCTCAACCTCGTCCGACTTCCGTTGATGATGGTTGGTCTCGATGGTCCTGCCAGTATTCCTCTCCTCCGAGTGGGAGGGCTTCTTGCCGGACACAATGTCGCTCGATATTATCCTTCCGGTTCCATTTACCTGTATCCCCCCCGAAAATTATTGCAACCGTTGCACCGgtggaagaaaattaattttgacgcGAAAGCTGATGTATTTTTTTGGTACGACCGTTTTCGAGAACAAACAAGGTATCTTTGGcctgaaaattatttaactGGCCACGACAGAGCAGAgtgtaaattttctttcgtgcaaATTGCTGACGTATCGAACTTATTTGTACgtgtgtttatttttacgaACCAAGAATATTTCATAATGGAGCACGAGACACCATTCCACCCCCtcaaaaaagaaaggaaggtAGCCATTGATAGGTGACTATCACAAGATAAATACTCGAAAtactgaataaataataataatcatttacCAATATTTTCCCTCGGGGGTAGAACGAAAAACATCGTCCCTGTCCCGGTTTGCTTCGACAGGGAAAAAACTACCCCTCCGCCTTGCAACCCGACCGAGTAACGAACCGCGAGTCTCGATTCGACGGCGGAGGGACTcgattcgtaaatattttttaatgtcgCGGATATTTGTTTCACAGATTCGAGCGTCCAACCCCCACCCACCCCCTGCCCCCTCTATTTGCCCAATCgcgtcgcgtttcgcgcgagagTAAATATTCTCGTGAATATCGAATTCGAATCTACAATGGAAATCTCCTGTGGCCCTCTTCCCAACACCCCCTCCACACCCCCATACTCGCCTTGTGTTCATAAATCTCTTTCGTCTTTCTTCCAGCGTCTTCGCGCGAGCAGTGTTTGTCCGATTCGATCTCCTCCTCTGCGTCTTGCTCGTCCTGCTCGTCCCCGCTGCTTTTCGGAGACTTCACCGACGAGTATAAAGGTTCGTCAGCCCCCTCCACGCGTTTCGTGTTGCTCGTGTTGTTCGCAACGATCTCGTCCGGTTTCGGTGGCAAGGGCCTGCCCTTGTTCCTTTTTCGGCGTCTAGGGGGCGGGACCGGGGTGGTGTCCTTCAGATTCGAGCCTGCTGATCGAACGATAAAGGAAATGTGTACAGATCGTGGTAAGAACACCGTGGTCCCCGCTTATATGCAATCGAGGGAGGTACTGGAAACGAccgtccccgctttcaagtaacaattttttcatcgGAGTTAAAGTCGATCTCTGCGTCTAgattgtaacaaaaattttcattttgcaaTCGCTTTTGGAAGTGCTAGAAACGAcagtccccgctttcaagtaacaatcTTTGCACCGAAGTTACAGTGGATCTTTGCTTCCAGAttgtaatgaaaattttcattttgcaaTCGGAGGAGGTACTAGAAACGAcagtccccgctttcaagtaacaatttttgCATCGAAGTTAGATTCGATCTCTGTTTCCAGAttgtaatgaaaattttcattttgcaaTCGGGGGATAGAAACGAcagttcccgctttcaagtaacaattttttcatcgaagtTAAATTTGATCTCTGTTTTCAGattgtaatgaaaattttaattttcacgttTAAATCTATTATAGTATAGAGTGTACAATATAAAGATATTTTAgttaaaattatttccaaaCGAGAATGTTATTAATGAGTTGGGGAGGTttcctcgatgaaaatgaatccaaacatcAGCTCGATCGGACCATTTTtgattatatatagaaaattttgttataaattattcgaacaagcatctcgaatgaaatttcaattcgttGAGAAGATATCAGTTAATCGGTGATAGTCTTTTATCTCGAAAAAAGGCCGAGTGTACCGACCGACGAAAAAAGTGAATAGGATACAACGAAAGTGAGAGAGATAGAGCAACGACAAGCGAGCCTCGCATTAGGTACTTAAGTTTGTACTGGTAAtttaatttgaaactaagaaaatttgataCGATGTACATCTGAGTGCTAGAAAAATGACTCCTGGATTAAGAGAAGTGTATCATACGTAAgatgaacgtagaaacgatccaACAATTTTTGCTCTGCCATAGGTCTACTATGTAAGTCCGTTAaatttcttccagaggtaaatttctcagctccgcacagtacatatatatatttacctaGATTTGTATCGTACAAATAGATCTGTCGGTTGTAAGTGCTCCATATCGACTCTCCTCGTTCTCTTCTATCCGACTGTAGTAGAAATGGTATACTGGCGCGTTAGAATAATATATTACACGTCAACCGCAACATCggtaagaaatataataaactaATGGAACCGGCAACGTCTCTTCGCCCGAGAAAAGCAAACGTGAGATGCAAAACGTTCGTAAATTTGCAAcgtaacgaaacgaattttcgttttttcattcgatcgtgaaaatctgtttattatttacaaaacgCGAACAAATAGAGAGAACAAACATCTCCGGGTGGTAGGATCTGCGCACGGTGTACCGCCGTCCTTATCAGCCAGCATGTCCGAACGAGCATGTTCTCGTTAAGGATACAGCTTGCAATATGAGCTGACGATAAATTGTGAGCTTACAGCTGGACGTCGGGGTGGTGGCGGGATAGAGGCTCGTGTCGACGGTTAAATTCGTGAGCACCGAGCTCGCCCTCGGTGTACTCGGCACTTCGAGGTTCACGTCGACCCAGTCGCTCGGATGAAAGGGCCTGTCCACGGAATCTATGCTCCTCCCCCTTGTGAGCACCTCCCTCGGCGGCGAACCAGCGTAGCCTATTTCCGAGCTGGAAACAAATCGAGACagtcgcttttaagtaaaaatcgcgcGTAAATCCGTAACGACGTACGGCTGCGTGTACAATGAAACTGATAAACGACGAGGTGAAATATCAGATCATGTAACCGACACTATTTACTTTGAATAATTGACGTATCATTATCCTCCGCCGTGTTGCCATTTTAATCCCACGAGGCATTCGGTTAATACACTCGCGTTTAATTTTTccgaatatattttaaatccCCGATATTTTATCCGGGATACGTAATACCCAGACGACCCTTGGACATCGTTTCTTTCGACATTTTTGTTACATATTGTACTTCCACGAATTTCTTTCTTATCAGAAGTACGGTGCTTTATGTTTGATAAGAGAGTGATGTGTTTAATTTCGTCGGATGAAATTACGgtgtatttattttcgtttcgaaatttcgagaatTCAGGAAACAAACATTCTTGATTAATTGTGAAACAGACAAAGCCTTGTAGTCGATGTTGGTGAACTTTTACGGAGACATAGAAGGTTTTTGATAATTGTTAATATTCATTTTTGTAAATTGTTCGACAGGTACGCGCGAATCATAAATCCACGTTTATGGACACTTTTTGTTCGTTTTAACGAGCAGCGTAACCCTGGAATCTGGCCCCAATTTTTTTCCAACATCCTGCGCAGAGTGTGCAAGGACGAACCACTTCTCCCGACGACCTTAAATTACTCGTAAACCGTTCTTCCAACGAAAACATGTACGAGACAAAAGTTGCGCGGCATCGAGGGGTGCGTGTAACATAGTAATCAGTTTCTTGCCATCTTGCTTTTTCATCCAGATATGAAGCTCAACCTCGACGTTTTAAATGGAACATCCAACTTTGCATACGAATACCCCGGCAACTATTAACTTCTGACCTCGTATAccttaatactttttttttcctccctcgGCGCGCGTGACGCTCTTGCGAATTCCAGCGAGGAATATCGCGAGTTtcccatttaaaaaaaaacaaaaagtgtCCTCGTATCTCGCaagtagataaaaaaaaagtaaagaaaaaaaacaaaggaaaaagaagaacgattCGTTATGCGACACTACTCAATAACCGTGCAACATTTCCTACGAATATGTATCCTCGAACGAAACTTCTCGTTTGCGCAATAATTCAAACTTACGAAACACACGGAGTATTGACTCTATGAATTCAATTCCGAGTGCAGTATCAATCTTAATAAAATCCCGGATTCAAGGGGTCCAAATCTTTCCCGATGATCTTGAAAGCGGGTTGCGCTCGGTtgcgaacgttcgatcgaaagagaaggaacaaaaaaattcctgGAAAGGATTCGCAATCTTCCAGATCCTttcgcttcttctttttttattctattattctttttctttattttatcatttttttctttttaattttatcgttctttttttttttttaattttcacgagAATTTTATCAAACGCGAACACGAAGCAATTCTCTTCCTCGTCACATTGTATTCCCGGACCATTTGCTCTCTTCCCACCCCCCTCTACCTCCTCGTCCCATTCTTCTGTTCCAAACTTCCGGCGTGAATTCGGACGAAATTTctgtatttcgaaaattttcaacttGACCCACCCGAAATTATTTGGCATCGCTACAATGCCGCTCTATTATACAGTTACTCGCAAATGCATACCGTGTTTCTTCGTGTCCCCAGAGCCATAACTCTTCGGGGGACGCGGAACGTTGCCGGAATTTCTCTCCCGCGCGTTACGGTCTCCTCCTTTTATAGTAAAGTTCCTTTTAACTTCTTGCAGAACGCTCAGAcgtacgcgaacgaatcgagaatATCGACGAAAATCGTGGAATTCCGTCGATTAACGTTTTTGGCCCTTCACCACCCCAACCTACCCTCTCCGcgaaattctttcgatcgaaaacaaaAATATCGCTGCATTCCTCGTATTCGTGTCTTTTTTCTCGTAATACTTGTCCTTTGTCTTCCGTCACCTGCTTCCTCCTTCGTGcgtggaaataaatttatttacacgcGCAACCGACTTACAACCGACCAATGTAACACGatacctcgcttaaagataaaaGTTTCAGTGACCCGAAATGAAACATCGATCCTGCTCGTAAAGGTGCAACGAATAATACCGAGCTCAAAAGTAGAAAGAACAAATTTCATACCgaccctcgcttaaagataaaaGTATCAGTGACCCGAAATGAAACATCGGTCCTGCTCGTAAAGGTGCAACGAATGATACCGAGCTCAAAAgtagagagaacaaatttcataccgaccctcgcttaaagataaaaGTATCAGTGACCCGAAATGAAACATCGGTCCTGCTCGTAAAGGTGCAACGAATGATACCGAGCTCAAAAgtagagagaacaaatttcataCCGACCCTCGCTTAATGATCACGTTCCAGATGTTCGATCTTTAAACGAGGACCAACCGTGCACTATTTCACCCGCGATGAATTTTTCCCAAATACTGAGAACAAAAGTAACACCAAGTTTCGTGTATTGTAACAATTAAAGAAAATGAATCTTCTATCTTCTTGCAAAATGCAACTGCACAATTTATTTCCAAATGGAATCGTGCAACTTTCGTTgacgacgaaataaatttttcgtaaatattgttCCCCGTGAGGATAACGCAGGATGAAATATTGAACGAGTGAACACTTTATCGAGTATTTgaaattcgtcgatcgattgACAAATGTTTAGAAAATCCACCTCGTTGTGCTTTCGTGTCCCGTAACTCGTTTTCATTCGGCGTTGTTGCATCCCAATATCGCGCTATTATAATAATTCTCTACGTACTCTATTTACTTGGTCATCGATGGAAGTCGGCCGAACCCCCGTTCAAAAGTTGAACCGGGCGCAACTTATGGTTGCCGCGCGTATCGTGCACTCGATCCTTCATGCAAGTTTGAACAACGCGTATCTTACAAACAGCAGCCCACTGATATTGGATTCTACGGCCACGCAATACGTATTGGCATCGCGGATACATTTTATGCGATAATCGTAAAACGATTGTTCCCGTGCATAACCATACGCGCGCATTGGTTGCGTCTAGCGTTCGTTTAGCCTCCTCGACGCGCGACGAATCGaagcaaaaataatttctttcgtttaaataaaatcgcGAATCACTTTCCACCAACGTCCCCCCAGATTGTTTATTAGTCGCCTTATCAGGGCCCCGCCCCTTTCTGGCGCGAAGCAATCGCATTTATCGTTAAACACCGCGATAACGAtaactctttattattattattattattatttc includes these proteins:
- the LOC143148107 gene encoding uncharacterized protein LOC143148107 isoform X2 — translated: MGQAWCKEKTTKSQDSKSPLDRVFVRCAHRIYPGLKEEGSVLGGATQRVTSSEIGYAGSPPREVLTRGRSIDSVDRPFHPSDWVDVNLEVPSTPRASSVLTNLTVDTSLYPATTPTSSCSNLKDTTPVPPPRRRKRNKGRPLPPKPDEIVANNTSNTKRVEGADEPLYSSVKSPKSSGDEQDEQDAEEEIESDKHCSREDAGRKTKEIYEHKVNGTGRIISSDIVSGKKPSHSEERNTGRTIETNHHQRKSDEVEEYERFARNRTNKDSSTPNREDKRGPREIEIQIVDTSGEPRKSTGNARIKNYSTVSLPNYDELDVIRHQEQGTKDHGAGGDKTKSRRPVRSSTGSLPAGSFLAPFSEKTSVRLEDYMTSRGSPDNLASYQVLGKLNCGEHGVLDARFVKYDPSKSEDWDLGGISNCELNHQRRFSFEDVPRVHEDKRPGKDEDVVDFAMVRGSERMSPIDGDVTGSPTYLQKPEAFGKTPSPVLSEAEYSEVDPNRSHSRYFDPPTLDSCRISAACDSTATKEPFFLDEVKHRSALDTIGGCHDRGEPDRSNQSRMIFGRSLSNESEPDEDAYESKELTTANRRPASLIRTISEESLPREMLEQQELDDFFDEKLAKDVHNNLKKSLDDRMTSTPPPSPEPRIKPEFQDDSDHSTLLKVLKEEAAEESNLSSMTPSLTELEAALSDMLEKEESPDLVKDDTKTNGTDEPCPENHQDSGILHTGKRNHEFSKMDEIGRSSTNARTDTPVSLGQILEDRKPITTRKVSFCAWEETVAEMEPNREFTERPTDLDKNVVSRSSTEQGWPTSDQVVACPVDPPPEKPSRLNRTLDDLLEGPEIVPTPPRRRQRSLGVVKKEIGEVGQNGSAIGDPYTNDRLI
- the LOC143148107 gene encoding uncharacterized protein LOC143148107 isoform X1 — translated: MGQAWCKEKTTKSQDSKSPLDRVFVRCAHRIYPGLKEEGSVLGGATQRVTSSEIGYAGSPPREVLTRGRSIDSVDRPFHPSDWVDVNLEVPSTPRASSVLTNLTVDTSLYPATTPTSSSGSNLKDTTPVPPPRRRKRNKGRPLPPKPDEIVANNTSNTKRVEGADEPLYSSVKSPKSSGDEQDEQDAEEEIESDKHCSREDAGRKTKEIYEHKVNGTGRIISSDIVSGKKPSHSEERNTGRTIETNHHQRKSDEVEEYERFARNRTNKDSSTPNREDKRGPREIEIQIVDTSGEPRKSTGNARIKNYSTVSLPNYDELDVIRHQEQGTKDHGAGGDKTKSRRPVRSSTGSLPAGSFLAPFSEKTSVRLEDYMTSRGSPDNLASYQVLGKLNCGEHGVLDARFVKYDPSKSEDWDLGGISNCELNHQRRFSFEDVPRVHEDKRPGKDEDVVDFAMVRGSERMSPIDGDVTGSPTYLQKPEAFGKTPSPVLSEAEYSEVDPNRSHSRYFDPPTLDSCRISAACDSTATKEPFFLDEVKHRSALDTIGGCHDRGEPDRSNQSRMIFGRSLSNESEPDEDAYESKELTTANRRPASLIRTISEESLPREMLEQQELDDFFDEKLAKDVHNNLKKSLDDRMTSTPPPSPEPRIKPEFQDDSDHSTLLKVLKEEAAEESNLSSMTPSLTELEAALSDMLEKEESPDLVKDDTKTNGTDEPCPENHQDSGILHTGKRNHEFSKMDEIGRSSTNARTDTPVSLGQILEDRKPITTRKVSFCAWEETVAEMEPNREFTERPTDLDKNVVSRSSTEQGWPTSDQVVACPVDPPPEKPSRLNRTLDDLLEGPEIVPTPPRRRQRSLGVVKKEIGEVGQNGSAIGDPYTNDRLI